One stretch of Chryseobacterium sp. LJ668 DNA includes these proteins:
- a CDS encoding PKD domain-containing protein, whose translation MNYFQKNRKNIIIGVIATLLIAALVALWLQKKVIHSSDDIVGVVYPASLMIGDTLNFQDKTQFAKQKKWDFGDGTTSIQSKGFHFYNKPGYYTVSLIIDNKYTKSFPILVSARNITRPKDSLAMITRIDAQTQAMQYENIQFRAISDAKQFTWKFGETGRIDSKDKMAIYSYQKPGNYVVTLYTENEEPILHNIKILPGYDELDDAELKVDDTYEKMDNDFKYHLQQIANGNSFNMHYNYLLNKYLCNNENTIVQVSDNKVNNFYLYCAGLQFDKNNVIQTVKLNFDDAQNCVTKVDINQSK comes from the coding sequence ATGAACTATTTTCAGAAAAACAGAAAAAACATCATCATCGGTGTTATTGCCACCTTGCTTATCGCTGCATTAGTTGCTCTGTGGCTCCAAAAAAAGGTGATTCATTCCTCAGACGACATTGTAGGAGTGGTATATCCTGCGTCACTGATGATTGGTGATACTCTTAATTTTCAGGATAAAACCCAATTCGCAAAACAGAAAAAATGGGATTTCGGAGACGGTACCACCTCAATTCAAAGTAAAGGTTTTCATTTCTATAATAAACCCGGATATTATACCGTATCACTGATTATTGACAATAAATATACTAAATCTTTCCCCATTTTGGTTTCTGCAAGAAATATCACGCGGCCTAAAGACAGTTTAGCGATGATTACCAGAATTGATGCTCAGACTCAGGCAATGCAGTATGAAAACATTCAATTCAGAGCGATTTCTGATGCTAAGCAGTTCACCTGGAAATTTGGTGAAACCGGCAGAATTGATTCAAAAGATAAAATGGCTATTTATTCTTACCAGAAACCTGGTAACTATGTGGTAACGCTCTATACCGAAAACGAAGAACCTATTCTGCACAATATCAAAATTCTTCCGGGGTATGATGAGTTGGATGACGCAGAGTTGAAGGTAGATGATACTTATGAAAAAATGGATAATGATTTTAAATATCATCTTCAGCAGATTGCCAACGGGAATAGTTTTAATATGCATTACAACTATTTATTAAACAAGTACTTATGCAATAACGAAAATACGATTGTGCAGGTAAGCGACAATAAAGTCAATAATTTTTATCTGTATTGTGCAGGTCTGCAGTTTGATAAAAATAATGTCATTCAGACTGTGAAACTCAATTTTGACGATGCCCAGAATTGTGTTACAAAAGTAGATATCAACCAAAGCAAATAA
- the tssO gene encoding type VI secretion system TssO, with protein sequence MSTNRDKKLNRSDVRISIWKFILSFIILSAISFCAVFFFFKSYDIQRKGVEREVDGYKDLLSRGAALKIQIDSINYKMSLLDLNEVENDIYLRNQIAEDVRNAKRMMREDSADNLKHYAILLNKIRPMLALKTKIIEVNNQKQAAIRSVNQCMGKTDRINDELRVDPTRSFTGRRR encoded by the coding sequence ATGTCTACAAATAGAGATAAAAAATTAAACAGATCCGACGTCAGGATCAGTATTTGGAAATTTATCCTCTCATTCATCATTTTATCTGCAATTTCATTCTGTGCAGTTTTTTTCTTTTTTAAAAGTTATGATATTCAACGGAAAGGTGTAGAACGAGAAGTTGATGGTTACAAAGATTTACTGAGCCGCGGTGCTGCCTTGAAAATTCAGATAGACAGCATCAACTATAAAATGTCTCTTCTCGACTTAAACGAAGTTGAGAATGATATCTATCTAAGAAACCAGATCGCAGAAGATGTAAGAAACGCCAAACGAATGATGCGTGAAGACAGCGCTGACAATCTGAAACATTACGCCATACTGCTGAATAAAATACGTCCTATGCTTGCATTAAAGACGAAGATTATCGAAGTTAACAATCAGAAACAAGCAGCCATCAGAAGCGTTAATCAGTGTATGGGCAAAACAGACCGCATCAATGACGAATTGAGAGTAGATCCTACAAGAAGTTTTACAGGCAGAAGAAGATAA
- a CDS encoding response regulator transcription factor: MSKILTHTVRFSIADSDFYFKKILIKMLLENPFNMLLNDCNNGHELISRIYRKQEDVFIIELFMPVLSGLEAIKFIRKNNEDTPIITYSGTYQEDMAEILDKIPNIYYCQKNSNIIKDIIKGKITSQEFDYQAYSESWKQQPLAVQEYMNRQKQSQEELSSTEIQLMKFCYEGFSNKEIGEKLNLSPRTIDTYINRLTEKLGLKTKLHLIRFCVENGYYNSSM, from the coding sequence ATGAGTAAAATATTAACCCATACGGTTCGGTTTTCCATAGCTGACAGCGATTTTTATTTTAAAAAAATATTAATTAAAATGCTCTTGGAAAATCCTTTTAATATGCTCCTCAATGACTGTAACAACGGTCATGAGCTCATTAGCAGAATCTACAGAAAACAGGAAGATGTTTTTATTATAGAACTTTTCATGCCGGTACTCAGTGGTCTCGAAGCAATAAAATTTATCCGAAAAAACAATGAAGATACGCCTATTATCACTTATTCCGGTACTTATCAGGAAGATATGGCTGAAATTCTAGACAAAATCCCGAATATTTATTATTGTCAAAAAAACAGCAATATTATTAAAGATATCATTAAAGGAAAAATCACCTCCCAAGAATTTGATTATCAAGCATATTCGGAAAGCTGGAAGCAACAGCCTTTAGCCGTTCAGGAATATATGAACAGACAGAAACAGAGCCAGGAAGAACTGTCATCCACTGAGATTCAACTGATGAAATTCTGCTATGAAGGCTTCAGTAACAAAGAGATAGGCGAAAAGCTCAACCTCAGCCCAAGAACAATTGACACCTACATCAACCGACTCACAGAAAAGCTTGGCTTAAAAACAAAACTTCATCTGATAAGATTCTGTGTAGAAAACGGATACTATAATTCGAGCATGTAA
- a CDS encoding HU family DNA-binding protein, translated as MTKAELVNTISNKLGTEKNETQKVVEAFMQEIRTSMYNGDNVYLRGFGSFIVKTRAAKTGRNISKNTAIEIPAHNIPAFKPSKSFVEKVKTKVAVK; from the coding sequence ATGACAAAGGCAGAATTGGTAAACACCATCTCAAATAAATTGGGAACAGAAAAGAATGAAACACAGAAAGTTGTAGAAGCTTTTATGCAGGAGATCAGGACTTCTATGTATAATGGAGACAATGTTTACTTAAGAGGTTTTGGATCTTTCATCGTTAAAACTAGAGCAGCGAAAACGGGAAGAAACATTTCTAAGAACACTGCAATCGAAATCCCTGCACACAACATTCCTGCTTTCAAGCCATCAAAATCTTTTGTGGAGAAAGTAAAAACTAAAGTTGCAGTAAAATAA
- the tssR gene encoding type VI secretion system protein TssR domain-containing protein, whose translation MKNKFPLAAYYIGLSVILTGCQVKLPSKKTPEPKQYGQIDNAPVIDGFSKKSVPWIAISDRSRNTAYLDKSDEKSYKEVKFLEPLMVLKHRDGMVKVAEYIPDALMKKVSSKSIKTYGWIPESDLLLWSNSLKSEKTGYPVRVAVVPNSPEVIRSAERYYKNDSIMVFNSPSLIENANVKIPNGQMVYVYKQAENNKRFLVGKKPSIDMDSIGTGLYGWVSSDVISAWGERSAIKIKNTTGVKETTLGIHEGSPGGTDAENRTAILLTDVDKRPPLENIFPVTLALNEEAKPDSKTKYFTNVLDYSKNFVYNVLGEPIYFDRYREITEKNKSANIVFVLDVSVSNTPYTPIVKSLLQDLQLRFEKPSYFNSIKYGVVLYKNNPCGENVVPSVLSKDYSKITSFIDEKINEMNCQSTGGNQPVNEGLIAAGNLLSELPDETNIVITIGTSANQSGNMYGVINSLTQAQAKVIMFQTSARSADTYNDFVLMAENIVTNTAKNVAELKKQKIINQSDVLTKNNFNLVEGDAGFYSLDFPKQSMAPGFVIFPKKGDITAPGFLKKSVDSLIAQVTLDNEMIDKSLNEYFHSSVGAGKTDVDFKYKYMYPGLTNPVPAGIAAQLINYGNPFLVKGYIPKELKDFKPGIEKGILISETEYDQLKAFYSEVYEKSGAARTDFKQARALREYIKLLKKYNPTLKFLDKGELYEQPMSYAVGVSTGFDNSDEEKMSNFKLKGWKKSKIITNEEARSYFKSYKDLAERMLTHRNNPAVKIKHNGQEFYWLNEYFMPTTLPVEAPEYTQH comes from the coding sequence ATGAAAAATAAATTTCCTCTAGCAGCTTATTATATAGGTTTATCGGTAATACTTACAGGTTGCCAGGTAAAACTACCTTCAAAGAAAACTCCGGAACCCAAACAATACGGTCAAATTGATAATGCTCCGGTAATTGATGGCTTTTCTAAAAAATCGGTACCGTGGATCGCTATTTCAGATAGATCGAGAAATACGGCATATTTGGATAAGAGTGATGAAAAATCTTATAAAGAAGTGAAATTTTTAGAACCTTTGATGGTTCTAAAACACAGAGACGGAATGGTAAAGGTAGCAGAATACATTCCTGATGCTTTGATGAAAAAAGTTTCTTCAAAATCTATAAAAACCTACGGCTGGATCCCGGAATCTGATCTTCTTCTCTGGAGCAATTCTTTAAAAAGCGAAAAAACTGGCTATCCTGTACGTGTAGCAGTTGTCCCGAATAGCCCTGAAGTAATCAGAAGTGCGGAGAGATATTACAAAAATGATTCGATAATGGTTTTTAATTCTCCCAGCCTCATAGAAAACGCCAATGTCAAAATTCCAAATGGACAAATGGTCTACGTTTATAAGCAGGCAGAAAACAACAAAAGATTTCTGGTCGGTAAAAAGCCTTCAATTGATATGGATAGTATCGGTACAGGTCTTTACGGATGGGTGAGTTCAGACGTTATTTCTGCATGGGGAGAACGTTCTGCAATCAAAATAAAAAATACCACGGGTGTAAAAGAGACTACTTTGGGAATTCATGAAGGTTCTCCGGGAGGAACTGATGCCGAAAACAGAACTGCAATTCTTCTGACCGATGTTGATAAAAGACCACCGCTTGAAAATATTTTTCCTGTTACTTTAGCCTTAAATGAAGAGGCAAAACCAGATTCTAAAACAAAATATTTTACCAATGTTTTAGATTACAGCAAAAACTTTGTGTATAACGTTTTGGGTGAGCCTATTTACTTTGATCGTTATAGAGAAATCACCGAAAAAAATAAAAGTGCAAATATTGTTTTTGTTTTAGATGTAAGTGTTTCAAATACACCATATACACCCATTGTAAAATCACTTTTACAGGATCTTCAACTGAGATTTGAGAAGCCATCTTATTTTAATTCAATTAAATATGGCGTTGTTTTATATAAAAATAATCCTTGCGGAGAAAATGTAGTTCCTTCAGTCTTAAGCAAAGATTACAGTAAAATCACATCCTTTATCGATGAGAAAATCAATGAAATGAACTGCCAAAGCACAGGTGGAAATCAACCTGTAAACGAAGGTCTGATTGCAGCCGGAAATCTGCTTTCCGAACTTCCGGACGAGACCAATATTGTCATCACCATCGGTACTTCAGCCAACCAGAGCGGAAATATGTATGGGGTAATCAATTCTCTCACTCAGGCTCAGGCAAAAGTGATTATGTTCCAGACAAGTGCGCGATCTGCGGATACTTACAACGATTTTGTCTTGATGGCAGAAAATATTGTTACCAATACAGCTAAAAATGTTGCCGAACTCAAAAAACAAAAGATCATCAATCAAAGTGATGTTTTAACGAAGAATAATTTTAATTTGGTTGAAGGTGATGCAGGGTTCTATTCACTAGATTTTCCGAAACAGAGTATGGCTCCGGGATTTGTTATATTTCCTAAAAAAGGAGATATTACGGCACCAGGTTTTCTAAAAAAATCAGTTGACAGCTTGATCGCACAAGTGACATTGGATAATGAAATGATTGATAAATCGCTTAATGAGTATTTCCACTCATCTGTCGGCGCAGGAAAAACAGATGTTGATTTTAAATATAAATATATGTATCCCGGCCTTACAAATCCAGTTCCCGCAGGCATCGCAGCACAGCTTATCAATTATGGGAATCCTTTTTTGGTGAAAGGATATATTCCTAAAGAATTAAAAGATTTCAAACCGGGTATCGAAAAAGGTATTTTAATTTCTGAGACAGAATACGATCAGCTTAAAGCTTTTTACTCCGAAGTTTATGAGAAGTCAGGAGCTGCAAGAACAGACTTTAAGCAGGCCAGAGCATTACGAGAATACATCAAGCTGCTTAAAAAATACAATCCTACCTTGAAATTCTTGGATAAAGGCGAGTTGTATGAACAGCCAATGTCTTATGCAGTTGGGGTGAGCACAGGATTTGATAATTCTGACGAAGAAAAAATGTCAAATTTTAAACTGAAAGGCTGGAAGAAATCAAAAATTATTACCAATGAAGAAGCCAGATCTTATTTCAAATCTTATAAAGATTTAGCTGAAAGAATGCTTACGCACAGAAACAATCCGGCCGTAAAGATCAAACATAACGGACAGGAGTTTTACTGGCTTAACGAATATTTCATGCCCACTACTTTGCCTGTGGAAGCACCAGAATATACTCAACATTAA
- a CDS encoding type VI secretion system transmembrane protein TssO — MQGQITLSKKEKRYQFVYLVFMLIAALILLSIIFLKTFASPFSDADVFSLETLDQKAKYNERQKLMIPIIDSTFNSISKLTAEVPQPLEENEIKYKINDINGAYDNVNVNDLRKEGYHQIAAFYTMYFVDKKNVSKITDDIKAFEKQYEDCTIGYKDRKRDLIQRTNDLKNR; from the coding sequence ATGCAGGGACAAATTACATTATCCAAAAAGGAAAAACGGTATCAGTTTGTATATCTCGTGTTTATGCTAATAGCAGCACTTATACTTCTGAGTATCATTTTTTTGAAAACATTTGCATCGCCTTTTTCAGATGCTGATGTTTTTTCATTGGAAACGCTTGATCAGAAAGCCAAATACAATGAGCGCCAGAAGTTGATGATTCCTATCATCGATTCTACATTCAACAGTATCTCAAAACTGACAGCAGAAGTGCCGCAGCCTCTTGAAGAGAACGAAATAAAATATAAGATCAATGATATTAACGGTGCGTACGATAATGTAAATGTGAATGACTTGCGAAAAGAAGGGTATCACCAGATAGCAGCGTTTTACACCATGTATTTTGTAGATAAAAAAAATGTTTCAAAAATCACAGACGATATAAAAGCTTTTGAAAAGCAGTATGAAGACTGTACAATAGGTTATAAAGACAGAAAACGTGATTTAATACAGCGTACCAACGATTTAAAAAACAGATAA